A single region of the Mugil cephalus isolate CIBA_MC_2020 chromosome 4, CIBA_Mcephalus_1.1, whole genome shotgun sequence genome encodes:
- the gnb1b gene encoding guanine nucleotide binding protein (G protein), beta polypeptide 1b, whose protein sequence is MSELDQLRQEAEQLKNQIRDARKACADATLSQITANLDPVGRIQMRTRRTLRGHLAKIYAMHWGTDSRLLVSASQDGKLIIWDSYTTNKVHAIPLRSSWVMTCAYAPSGNYVACGGLDNICSIYNLKTREGNVRVSRELAGHTGYLSCCRFLDDNQIVTSSGDTTCALWDIETGQQTTTFAGHTGDVMSLSLAPDTRLFVSGACDASAKLWDVREGMCRQTFTGHESDINAICFFPNGNAFATGSDDATCRLFDLRADQELMIYSHDNIICGITSVAFSKSGRLLLAGYDDFNCNVWDTLKADRAGVLAGHDNRVSCLGVTDDGMAVATGSWDSFLKIWN, encoded by the exons ATGAGTGAACTGGACCAGTTACGCCAAGAGGCAGAGCAGCTCAAGAATCAGATCAGA gaTGCCAGGAAAGCATGCGCAGATGCCACACTATCACAAATCACAGCTAATCTTGACCCCGTTGGCCGAATCCAGATGCGTACAAGACGAACGCTGCGGGGTCATTTGGCTAAAATCTATGCCATGCATTGGGGCACAGATTCCAG GCTGTTGGTCAGTGCTTCTCAAGATGGCAAACTCATTATTTGGGATAGCTATACTACAAATAAG GTTCATGCCATTCCACTTCGATCTTCCTGGGTCATGACTTGCGCATACGCACCTTCAGGAAACTATGTGGCCTGTGGTGGATTAGACAACATCTGCTCCATTTACAACCTGAAAACACGTGAGGGGAATGTACGTGTGAGCCGTGAGCTTGCCGGACATACAG GATACCTGTCCTGTTGTCGCTTTCTTGATGACAACCAGATTGTTACAAGCTCTGGAGATACCACTTG tgcaCTTTGGGACATTGAAACTGGCCAGCAGACGACCACATTTGCTGGACACACAGGTGATGTCATGAGCCTGTCACTGGCCCCTGACACGCGGTTATTCGTCTCTGGTGCTTGTGATGCCTCTGCTAAACTCTGGGATGTCCGAGAGGGCATGTGCAGACAGACATTTACTGGCCATGAGTCCGACATTAATGCCATCTGT TTCTTCCCTAATGGCAACGCCTTTGCCACGGGCTCTGATGACGCCACCTGCAGGCTGTTCGATCTGCGCGCCGATCAGGAATTAATGATCTACTCTCATGACAATATCATATGTGGCATCACCTCTGTTGCATTCTCAAAGAGCGGACGCCTTCTCCTGGCAGGATACGATGACTTCAACTGTAACGTGTGGGACACACTAAAAGCTGATCGTGCTG GTGTGTTGGCTGGACATGACAACCGCGTTAGCTGCCTGGGAGTTACTGATGACGGCATGGCAGTTGCAACAGGATCCTGGGACAGTTTTCTGAAGATCTGGAATTGA